A genomic window from Microvirga sp. TS319 includes:
- a CDS encoding PAS domain S-box protein: MTYHSSKGGLFSAFGAHRDSILSRLGISASSPEPAFSDIAQLAAQICGCPMAAVTFIGQECQWFSAATGIDLREIPIDASICAHALQGTDVISVEEISQRPEFKAKPLVVGEPHARFYAGVPLWSDDGIALGSLCVLDTASHSGPLSRKQSESLLALSRLVTRELAAKRLTLLNSQHRQERPESPVSGHAEAELASRLQGAATAGFEEVRYRLRHHSGGYRWVSSRVQPLRNSEGHVERWIGTSVDINAVSEVEHALSSSQEFADRLLASFDGCAMVFDLDGRLLFMNERGQKAMEIDDFSRIDGCLWHDFWNDAAQRDVNAAFEAVRSGKTERFQAQDTLRCDATKWWDVTVTPILNSDEKLETFLAIARDASQCREAEQDLRLGNDRYRALLEASTAIVWRADAKGVLLESPGWQEFTGQTPEDFKRNGWLDAVHPDDRVRVTEAWRDLIRSEELGRAECRVLLPNGDYRWVLVTGIPLVDLHGDVQQWIGTLTDIHEQKAAAEHFRMSEQRYRALVETSAAIVWRANAQGMYIEGWGWREFCGLEPMVGAPLGWLDLIHPADRDKTASAWLEAVIRKEAARITHRMLGPAGEYRWVFCRALPLLDEAGDVQEWTGTIADIHDRRSAEEKLRASEERLRLAVETTSLGIWDFDLVTGRHQWTPEAHHLLGLDPHTGIDTNCILKLVHPHDCDRFKDIFHTGETDGALAYSDTFRIFRADNGEERWIAVTGRTVLDQDGRAVRKIGTVQDITARKLAEIALKSSKDKLSRSEAHLRSILETVPDAMIVSDEMGIVRSFSATAEHIFGYRPEEVIGTNVKFLMPRVAREHHDDFVRHHRSPEERRIVTSGRIAMAQRKNGTTFPMEVQVGEMEWEGERYFTAFVRDLTDRQNTELRMRELQAELAYMSRLTAMGEMGSTLAHEINQPLTAITSYLNGCGLILDRMEGEHVAMLKLAVHEAAEEALRAGEVIRQLREFVARGETEHRIEDLQRLVEEASALGLVGAKEKGIQVEFDFPQESPQVIVNRVQIQQVLINLLRNAVEAMHDTQNPFLAIHARVVQDGTLVQVSVRDTGPGIPPEVLSKLFTPFTTTKTSGMGVGLSICRTIVESHGGKIWADSDPASGTTFHFTVRNVDVEEVASPES, translated from the coding sequence ATGACCTACCATTCGTCCAAGGGTGGACTCTTCTCAGCCTTTGGTGCTCATCGCGATTCTATCCTCAGCCGATTGGGGATCAGCGCCTCAAGCCCTGAACCAGCTTTTTCCGACATTGCGCAACTGGCCGCACAGATCTGCGGGTGCCCGATGGCAGCCGTCACGTTCATTGGGCAAGAATGTCAATGGTTTAGTGCGGCAACTGGAATCGACCTGCGCGAAATCCCTATCGACGCTTCCATATGCGCCCATGCTCTCCAAGGCACGGACGTGATCAGCGTCGAGGAGATCTCTCAACGTCCTGAGTTCAAGGCCAAGCCTCTCGTCGTAGGCGAACCCCATGCACGCTTCTATGCTGGCGTGCCGCTATGGAGCGACGACGGAATTGCGCTGGGCTCTCTTTGCGTCCTTGACACGGCCTCCCATTCCGGCCCTCTCAGCCGAAAACAGTCAGAAAGTCTTCTCGCGCTGTCTCGGCTGGTGACCCGCGAACTCGCGGCCAAACGGCTTACCTTGCTGAATTCTCAGCACAGGCAGGAACGCCCGGAAAGCCCGGTATCCGGTCACGCTGAGGCTGAGCTCGCAAGCCGTCTGCAGGGGGCCGCCACGGCCGGGTTCGAAGAGGTAAGATATCGTTTGAGGCATCACTCGGGCGGCTACCGATGGGTTTCCTCCCGCGTTCAGCCTTTGCGAAACAGTGAAGGGCATGTCGAGCGGTGGATTGGCACGAGCGTCGATATCAATGCCGTCAGCGAAGTCGAACACGCGCTTTCATCGAGTCAGGAATTCGCCGATCGCCTGCTCGCGAGCTTTGACGGCTGTGCCATGGTCTTCGATCTGGATGGCCGTCTCCTGTTCATGAATGAGCGCGGCCAGAAGGCTATGGAGATTGACGATTTTTCCAGAATCGATGGCTGCCTTTGGCATGATTTCTGGAACGACGCCGCCCAGCGGGATGTGAACGCTGCATTTGAGGCCGTCAGATCCGGGAAAACGGAGCGCTTCCAGGCACAGGATACGCTTCGTTGCGATGCCACGAAGTGGTGGGATGTCACAGTCACCCCCATTCTGAACAGCGACGAAAAGCTCGAGACCTTTCTCGCGATTGCAAGAGATGCCAGCCAGTGCCGGGAAGCCGAGCAGGATCTGCGTCTCGGCAACGACCGTTACCGTGCGCTGCTCGAGGCCAGCACGGCCATCGTGTGGCGTGCGGATGCAAAGGGTGTCCTGCTCGAAAGTCCCGGTTGGCAGGAGTTCACGGGTCAAACTCCGGAGGACTTCAAAAGAAACGGATGGTTGGACGCCGTGCATCCCGACGACCGTGTTCGCGTCACGGAAGCTTGGAGGGATCTCATCCGATCGGAAGAACTCGGGAGGGCCGAGTGTCGCGTTTTGCTTCCCAATGGCGATTACCGATGGGTCCTTGTCACGGGAATACCGCTGGTCGATCTTCATGGGGACGTCCAGCAGTGGATCGGCACGCTGACGGATATCCATGAGCAAAAAGCTGCGGCCGAGCATTTTCGCATGAGCGAGCAGCGATACCGTGCATTGGTCGAAACCAGCGCAGCCATTGTCTGGCGCGCGAACGCACAAGGAATGTACATCGAAGGCTGGGGCTGGCGTGAGTTCTGCGGCCTTGAACCGATGGTAGGAGCCCCGCTCGGTTGGCTGGATCTGATCCATCCCGCTGATCGCGACAAGACGGCTTCCGCATGGCTGGAGGCCGTCATCCGGAAGGAGGCGGCAAGGATTACTCACAGAATGCTGGGCCCGGCCGGCGAATATCGATGGGTGTTCTGTCGCGCCCTTCCACTCTTGGACGAGGCGGGAGACGTTCAGGAGTGGACCGGCACGATTGCCGATATTCATGATCGACGGTCCGCCGAAGAAAAACTGCGGGCGAGCGAGGAGCGTCTGCGCCTGGCTGTGGAAACAACCAGCTTAGGGATTTGGGACTTCGACCTCGTAACCGGCCGACACCAGTGGACGCCGGAGGCTCATCACCTCCTGGGCCTCGATCCGCATACCGGGATTGACACGAATTGCATCCTTAAGTTGGTTCATCCGCATGATTGCGACAGATTTAAGGACATTTTCCATACCGGCGAAACCGATGGAGCCTTGGCATACAGCGATACATTCCGAATTTTCCGCGCCGACAATGGTGAAGAGCGCTGGATTGCAGTGACCGGCCGTACGGTCCTGGACCAGGATGGAAGAGCTGTTCGCAAAATCGGCACGGTTCAAGACATTACGGCGCGCAAACTTGCCGAAATTGCCTTGAAGTCCAGCAAGGACAAGCTGAGCCGCAGTGAAGCTCACCTTCGCTCGATTCTCGAGACGGTTCCCGATGCGATGATCGTCTCCGACGAGATGGGCATCGTCAGATCGTTCAGCGCCACGGCAGAACATATCTTTGGGTATCGGCCCGAAGAAGTGATCGGCACGAATGTCAAATTCCTGATGCCGCGTGTAGCCCGCGAGCACCATGACGACTTCGTTCGTCATCATCGCAGTCCAGAGGAACGCCGTATCGTCACGTCAGGCCGCATCGCGATGGCTCAAAGGAAGAACGGCACCACTTTCCCTATGGAAGTACAGGTTGGTGAGATGGAATGGGAAGGAGAGCGCTACTTCACGGCGTTCGTTCGCGACCTCACGGACCGGCAGAATACCGAATTGCGCATGCGAGAGCTGCAGGCCGAACTCGCCTACATGTCACGGCTCACCGCCATGGGCGAAATGGGATCGACGCTTGCTCACGAAATCAATCAGCCTCTGACCGCGATTACCAGCTATCTCAACGGATGCGGCTTGATCCTTGACCGCATGGAAGGAGAGCATGTGGCAATGCTCAAACTCGCCGTTCATGAGGCCGCCGAAGAGGCTTTGCGTGCCGGCGAGGTCATCCGCCAGTTGCGCGAGTTTGTTGCGCGGGGAGAGACCGAGCACCGGATCGAAGACCTTCAACGCCTCGTCGAAGAGGCCAGTGCCCTCGGACTTGTTGGAGCCAAGGAGAAGGGCATCCAGGTTGAGTTCGATTTTCCTCAGGAAAGCCCGCAGGTCATCGTCAACCGCGTTCAGATCCAGCAGGTTTTGATCAACCTTCTCCGCAATGCGGTCGAAGCCATGCACGATACTCAGAATCCTTTCCTGGCAATCCATGCACGCGTGGTTCAGGATGGGACCCTGGTCCAGGTCAGCGTGAGGGACACAGGCCCCGGCATTCCTCCGGAGGTCCTGAGCAAGCTTTTCACACCGTTCACGACGACGAAGACGAGCGGTATGGGCGTCGGCTTGTCGATCTGCCGGACCATCGTGGAGTCTCATGGGGGAAAGATCTGGGCCGATTCGGACCCGGCTTCAGGAACCACGTTCCACTTCACCGTCAGGAACGTCGATGTCGAAGAAGTCGCATCGCCTGAATCCTGA